In Propionispora hippei DSM 15287, a genomic segment contains:
- a CDS encoding YbaB/EbfC family nucleoid-associated protein — MFGNMGNMGNMAGMMKKVQKLQADMAKMQEELKGRVLEVSSGGGAVKIVITGEKQIQSVKIDPGAVDPEDIEMLEDLIAAAVNEAIKKVDDMMAQEMGKLTGGLNLPPGMF; from the coding sequence ATGTTTGGAAATATGGGAAACATGGGGAATATGGCTGGAATGATGAAGAAAGTACAAAAATTGCAAGCCGATATGGCCAAAATGCAGGAGGAATTGAAGGGCCGTGTTTTGGAAGTCTCTTCCGGCGGTGGTGCGGTTAAAATCGTTATTACCGGCGAAAAGCAAATTCAATCGGTAAAAATTGATCCCGGTGCAGTAGACCCGGAAGATATCGAAATGTTGGAAGACCTGATTGCGGCCGCCGTGAATGAGGCGATCAAAAAAGTAGACGATATGATGGCGCAGGAAATGGGCAAACTGACCGGAGGCTTGAATCTTCCGCCAGGAATGTTTTAA
- the recR gene encoding recombination mediator RecR produces the protein MQYIAPLANLIEQFRALPGIGAKSAVRLAYHVLEMDKDKAAALSKAILEAKAKISYCQTCFNLTDCNPCAICQSPNRDRTVLCVMEEPRDVAAMERTREYKGLYHVLHGSLSPLEGIGPEELRIKELLVRLQDGSVKEVIMASNPNVEGEATAMYLARLIQPLGVKVTRIAHGLPMGGDLEYADEVTLSKALENRREM, from the coding sequence ATGCAATATATCGCACCGTTAGCCAATTTAATTGAGCAGTTCCGGGCATTGCCTGGCATTGGAGCAAAGTCTGCCGTGCGGCTTGCCTATCATGTACTGGAAATGGATAAAGACAAGGCCGCCGCGTTGTCTAAAGCCATTCTGGAGGCTAAGGCTAAAATCAGCTATTGCCAGACCTGTTTCAATTTAACTGATTGTAACCCTTGTGCTATTTGTCAGTCGCCGAACCGGGACCGGACCGTCCTCTGCGTCATGGAGGAACCCCGCGATGTGGCGGCGATGGAAAGAACACGGGAATATAAGGGCTTATACCATGTATTGCATGGCTCCTTATCGCCACTGGAAGGGATCGGGCCTGAGGAGTTGCGGATTAAAGAGCTTTTGGTCCGCTTGCAGGACGGCAGTGTAAAAGAAGTGATCATGGCCTCCAATCCCAATGTAGAAGGCGAGGCTACCGCTATGTACCTGGCCCGGCTGATTCAGCCGCTGGGGGTCAAGGTAACGCGCATTGCCCACGGACTGCCGATGGGCGGTGACCTGGAATACGCCGATGAGGTTACCTTATCCAAGGCGCTGGAAAACCGGCGTGAAATGTAA
- a CDS encoding DUF2508 family protein — MVMTWQKLVKNLLTPEECQPKTLPDLKEMVEQARQEWLSAQYYYDTVTDKDLVDHAVYMMQAAEKKYVYLLKQARQAGITHYPYPGHIEEDSKLVY, encoded by the coding sequence ATGGTGATGACATGGCAAAAACTTGTGAAAAACCTATTAACTCCGGAAGAATGCCAGCCTAAGACCCTGCCGGACCTAAAGGAAATGGTGGAACAGGCCCGGCAGGAATGGCTGTCGGCCCAATATTATTACGATACCGTAACCGATAAGGACCTGGTCGATCATGCTGTATATATGATGCAAGCTGCGGAAAAAAAATATGTTTACTTACTCAAACAGGCCCGGCAGGCTGGTATTACTCACTACCCTTATCCCGGACATATAGAGGAAGACTCAAAACTTGTATATTAA
- a CDS encoding DUF2508 family protein — translation MMAWRSLLTGWLIEEQRTATVPNLWELIEQAKCDWLYAHSYYNNVSEPDLLEYAIYMIKASEKKYAYLLKQARFEGLKEEIHINRANKYMTGC, via the coding sequence ATGATGGCATGGCGGAGCCTGTTGACAGGATGGTTGATAGAAGAGCAGCGCACAGCCACAGTGCCCAACCTGTGGGAGCTCATTGAACAAGCAAAGTGTGACTGGCTATATGCGCACAGCTATTATAACAATGTAAGCGAGCCTGATTTGTTGGAATATGCCATATATATGATCAAAGCTTCAGAGAAAAAGTATGCCTATTTGCTAAAACAGGCCAGGTTTGAAGGACTGAAAGAGGAAATACACATAAATCGTGCCAATAAATACATGACAGGCTGTTAA
- a CDS encoding pro-sigmaK processing inhibitor BofA family protein, producing MMPPLFGMEWSMNVIIAYAFGIILIYLLGRMFLMPLRLIFRLIYNGLVGGIMLWAVNFVGAHMGFTLAINPITALVAGFLGLPGVILLILFKLFIAG from the coding sequence ATGATGCCACCGCTTTTTGGAATGGAATGGAGTATGAACGTAATCATTGCCTATGCCTTCGGCATTATATTGATTTATTTATTGGGTCGAATGTTTTTAATGCCGCTGCGGCTTATTTTTCGACTGATTTATAATGGCCTGGTGGGAGGCATCATGTTATGGGCGGTCAACTTTGTTGGTGCCCATATGGGTTTTACTTTGGCGATTAATCCGATTACGGCGCTGGTTGCCGGTTTCTTGGGCTTGCCGGGCGTTATCCTGCTGATTCTATTTAAACTGTTCATTGCCGGTTAG